In a single window of the Chiloscyllium plagiosum isolate BGI_BamShark_2017 chromosome 32, ASM401019v2, whole genome shotgun sequence genome:
- the smim19 gene encoding small integral membrane protein 19 isoform X1 produces MKQTQTSLALDSIARGHAFKIRQDLRENSGVSISRASSFRRSGADETMAGAEMDYTVHEAWNEATNVYLIAILVSFGLLVYARKNKRKIMRIFTVPPTVDPTPEPNFYDSLQKVRLRQQLEMYYIARKYDLQQEQPDSVQLTVD; encoded by the exons ATGAAACAGACCCAAACCAGTTTAGCATTAGATTCAATagcgagaggtcatgctttcaag ATTCGACAGGATCTGAGGGAAAACAGCGGAGTTAGTATTTCCCGAGCGAGCAGTTTCCGTCGGAGCGGAGCAGACGAGACCATGGCCGGGGCCGAGATGGACTACACGGTGCATGAGGCCTGGAACGAGGCGACCAATGTTTATCTGATCGCCATTTTGGTCAGTTTCGGGCTCCTGGTCTACGCTCGCAA AAACAAAAGGAAGATTATGCGAATATTCACTGTGCCCCCAACTGTTGACCCAACACCTGAGCCCAATTTTTATGACAGTTTACAGAAAGTTCGATTACGGCAACAGTTAGAGATGTACTACATCG CACGAAAGTACGACCTGCAGCAAGAACAGCCGGATAGTGTGCAGCTTACAGTGGACTGA
- the smim19 gene encoding small integral membrane protein 19 isoform X2 has protein sequence MIRQDLRENSGVSISRASSFRRSGADETMAGAEMDYTVHEAWNEATNVYLIAILVSFGLLVYARKNKRKIMRIFTVPPTVDPTPEPNFYDSLQKVRLRQQLEMYYIARKYDLQQEQPDSVQLTVD, from the exons ATG ATTCGACAGGATCTGAGGGAAAACAGCGGAGTTAGTATTTCCCGAGCGAGCAGTTTCCGTCGGAGCGGAGCAGACGAGACCATGGCCGGGGCCGAGATGGACTACACGGTGCATGAGGCCTGGAACGAGGCGACCAATGTTTATCTGATCGCCATTTTGGTCAGTTTCGGGCTCCTGGTCTACGCTCGCAA AAACAAAAGGAAGATTATGCGAATATTCACTGTGCCCCCAACTGTTGACCCAACACCTGAGCCCAATTTTTATGACAGTTTACAGAAAGTTCGATTACGGCAACAGTTAGAGATGTACTACATCG CACGAAAGTACGACCTGCAGCAAGAACAGCCGGATAGTGTGCAGCTTACAGTGGACTGA